One segment of Pantoea sp. Lij88 DNA contains the following:
- the mutT gene encoding 8-oxo-dGTP diphosphatase MutT, which produces MKHLQVAVGIIRNASKQIFLAQRAATSYMANKWEFPGGKIEAGESAEQGLIRELQEETGIEVTEARPIGHADHSYDDLRVTLHFFLVEGWKGEPWGKEGQPQRWVDQHALVAEEFPAANHQLIARLIAGEI; this is translated from the coding sequence ATGAAGCACCTGCAGGTTGCAGTTGGCATCATTCGCAATGCCAGTAAACAAATTTTCCTTGCCCAGCGCGCGGCGACCTCCTACATGGCAAACAAGTGGGAGTTTCCTGGCGGTAAGATTGAAGCGGGCGAAAGCGCCGAACAGGGACTGATAAGGGAACTCCAGGAAGAGACCGGCATTGAAGTCACCGAGGCTCGCCCGATTGGTCATGCAGACCACAGCTACGACGATCTGCGGGTGACGCTGCATTTCTTTCTGGTTGAAGGGTGGAAAGGTGAGCCGTGGGGCAAAGAGGGTCAGCCGCAGCGCTGGGTGGATCAGCATGCGCTGGTGGCAGAAGAGTTTCCGGCCGCGAATCATCAGCTGATTGCGCGTCTGATCGCCGGCGAAATCTGA
- the secA gene encoding preprotein translocase subunit SecA, with translation MFSKILTKVFGSSNDRTLRRMRKVVDVINKMEPDFEKLSDDELKAKTDLFRERLKKGETLESLIPEAFATVREASKRVFGMRHFDVQLIGGMVLNDRCIAEMRTGEGKTLTATLPAYLNALSGKGVHVVTVNDYLAQRDAENNRPLFEFLGLSIGINMSGLPAVAKREAYAADITYGTNNEYGFDYLRDNMAFSPEERVQRKLHYALVDEVDSILIDEARTPLIISGPAEDSSDLYTKVNKIIPHLVRQDKEDTETHQGEGDFWVDEKARQAHMSERGLVRVEELLVSQGIMEAGESLYSPTNIMLMHHVTAALRAHALFTRDVDYIVKEGEVVIVDEHTGRTMQGRRWSDGLHQAIEAKEGVEIQNENQTLASITFQNYFRIYEKLAGMTGTADTEAFEFSSIYKLDTIVVPTNRPMVRKDLADLVYMTEKEKIDAIIEDIRERTANGQPVLVGTISIEKSEVVSNELTRAGIKHNVLNAKFHAREADIVAQAGQPGAVTIATNMAGRGTDIMLGGSWHAEVAELEDPTEAQIEEIKAAWQIRHDAVLASGGLHIVGTERHESRRIDNQLRGRAGRQGDAGSSRFYLSMEDALMRIFASDRVSNMMRKLGMKPGEAIEHPWVTKAIANAQRKVESRNFDIRKQLLEYDDVANDQRRAIYSQRNELLDVSDVSETINSIRHDVYKATIDTYIPPQSLEEMWDVPGLEERLRADFDLNLPIAEWLDKEPDLHEEVLRERIMTHAMESYAEKEEIVGAEMMRNFEKGVMLQTLDSLWKEHLAAMDYLRQGIHLRGYAQKDPKQEYKRESFAMFAAMLESLKYEVISTLSKVQVRMPEEVEAMEQQRREEAERLAQQQQLSHVEEDLLASEPVAEQSGERKVGRNDPCPCGSGKKFKQCHGRIA, from the coding sequence ATGTTTAGCAAAATATTGACCAAAGTTTTTGGCAGCAGTAACGATCGTACGCTGCGTCGTATGCGCAAAGTGGTAGACGTCATCAATAAGATGGAGCCCGATTTTGAGAAGCTCTCTGACGATGAACTGAAAGCCAAAACCGACCTGTTCCGCGAGCGCCTGAAAAAAGGTGAAACGCTGGAAAGCCTGATCCCGGAAGCGTTCGCGACCGTGCGTGAAGCGAGTAAGCGTGTGTTCGGAATGCGTCACTTCGACGTACAGCTGATCGGCGGCATGGTGCTGAACGACCGCTGTATCGCTGAGATGCGTACCGGTGAAGGTAAAACCCTGACCGCAACGCTGCCAGCCTACCTGAATGCGCTGTCTGGCAAAGGCGTTCACGTGGTGACCGTCAACGACTATCTGGCACAGCGTGATGCGGAAAACAACCGTCCACTGTTTGAGTTCCTGGGTTTAAGCATTGGTATCAACATGTCGGGCCTGCCGGCTGTAGCGAAGCGCGAAGCGTACGCGGCTGACATTACCTACGGCACCAACAACGAATATGGCTTCGACTACCTGCGCGACAACATGGCTTTCAGCCCGGAAGAGCGCGTACAGCGTAAACTGCACTATGCGCTGGTGGATGAGGTCGACTCCATCCTGATCGATGAAGCGCGTACGCCGCTGATCATCTCGGGTCCTGCTGAAGACAGTTCTGATCTCTACACCAAAGTGAACAAGATCATCCCTCATCTGGTGCGCCAGGATAAAGAAGATACCGAAACCCATCAGGGCGAAGGCGACTTCTGGGTCGATGAGAAAGCGCGTCAGGCTCACATGTCTGAACGCGGTCTGGTGAGAGTGGAAGAGCTGCTGGTCAGCCAGGGCATCATGGAAGCGGGCGAGTCACTTTACTCTCCGACCAACATCATGCTGATGCACCACGTCACTGCGGCACTGCGTGCCCATGCACTCTTCACCCGCGATGTTGATTACATCGTGAAAGAGGGTGAAGTGGTGATTGTTGATGAACACACCGGCCGTACCATGCAGGGTCGTCGCTGGTCTGATGGTCTGCATCAGGCAATTGAAGCGAAAGAAGGCGTAGAGATCCAGAACGAGAACCAGACGCTGGCCTCTATCACCTTCCAGAACTACTTCCGTATTTACGAGAAGCTGGCCGGCATGACCGGTACTGCTGATACCGAAGCATTCGAATTCAGCTCTATTTACAAGCTCGACACCATTGTCGTGCCGACTAACCGTCCGATGGTGCGTAAAGATCTGGCTGACCTGGTCTACATGACCGAGAAAGAGAAGATCGATGCGATTATCGAAGATATCCGTGAGCGCACAGCTAATGGACAGCCGGTACTGGTGGGTACCATCTCGATTGAAAAATCAGAAGTGGTCTCAAACGAACTGACCCGCGCCGGTATCAAACATAACGTCCTGAACGCCAAATTCCATGCCCGCGAAGCGGATATCGTGGCGCAGGCCGGTCAGCCGGGTGCGGTCACTATCGCGACCAACATGGCCGGTCGTGGTACGGACATTATGCTGGGTGGTAGCTGGCACGCTGAAGTGGCCGAACTGGAAGACCCGACTGAAGCGCAAATCGAAGAGATCAAGGCAGCATGGCAGATTCGTCATGATGCAGTTCTGGCTTCAGGTGGTTTACATATTGTCGGTACTGAGCGTCACGAATCGCGTCGTATCGACAACCAGCTGCGCGGTCGTGCCGGTCGTCAGGGTGATGCCGGTTCATCACGCTTCTATCTGTCGATGGAAGATGCGCTGATGCGTATTTTCGCCTCAGACCGTGTTTCAAATATGATGCGTAAACTGGGCATGAAGCCAGGCGAAGCCATTGAGCATCCGTGGGTGACTAAAGCGATTGCCAATGCTCAGCGTAAAGTTGAAAGCCGTAACTTCGATATTCGTAAGCAACTGCTGGAATATGATGATGTGGCCAATGACCAGCGTCGCGCGATCTACAGTCAGCGTAATGAGCTGCTGGATGTGTCTGACGTTAGCGAAACCATCAACAGCATTCGCCACGATGTCTACAAAGCCACCATCGATACTTACATTCCACCACAGTCGCTGGAAGAAATGTGGGATGTGCCAGGCCTGGAAGAGCGTCTGCGTGCTGACTTCGATCTGAACCTGCCGATTGCAGAGTGGCTGGATAAAGAGCCTGACCTGCATGAAGAAGTGCTGCGTGAGCGCATCATGACCCATGCTATGGAAAGCTACGCAGAGAAAGAAGAGATCGTGGGCGCGGAAATGATGCGCAACTTTGAAAAAGGCGTGATGCTGCAGACGCTGGATTCGTTGTGGAAAGAGCATCTGGCTGCGATGGACTATCTGCGTCAGGGCATCCATCTGCGCGGCTATGCGCAGAAAGATCCGAAGCAGGAGTACAAGCGTGAATCCTTCGCCATGTTCGCCGCGATGCTGGAATCGCTGAAATATGAAGTGATTAGTACGCTGAGCAAAGTGCAGGTGCGTATGCCAGAAGAAGTGGAAGCGATGGAGCAACAGCGTCGTGAAGAAGCTGAACGTCTGGCACAGCAACAGCAGCTGAGCCATGTAGAAGAAGATCTGCTGGCATCCGAACCTGTGGCGGAGCAGAGTGGTGAACGCAAAGTTGGCCGCAACGATCCCTGCCCATGTGGTTCCGGTAAAAAGTTTAAGCAGTGTCATGGCCGCATCGCCTGA
- the secM gene encoding secA translation cis-regulator SecM: MIGILQRWRQLGRRYFWPHLLLGMVAASFGLPACAQSSELNASSESPASSLFLGNATRFDHLIRLQEASRRPSFSVDYWHQHAIRTVIRHLSFTLAPQAQAEQQQLPLAAQKLALIDSLHSLLTSHSALHTAPQEMTTPPLFMAVTRSWVEWHASVHGIRAGPARLFC, from the coding sequence GTGATCGGGATTCTTCAGCGCTGGCGACAATTAGGTAGACGCTATTTCTGGCCCCATCTCCTGTTAGGGATGGTAGCGGCCAGCTTTGGCCTGCCAGCCTGTGCGCAAAGCTCCGAACTCAACGCGTCGTCTGAATCTCCGGCCAGCAGTCTCTTTCTCGGCAATGCCACACGTTTTGATCACTTAATCCGGCTTCAGGAAGCATCCCGACGCCCGAGCTTCAGCGTGGATTACTGGCATCAGCACGCCATCCGCACCGTTATTCGTCACCTCTCTTTCACGCTGGCGCCCCAGGCGCAGGCGGAGCAACAACAGTTACCGCTGGCGGCCCAAAAGCTGGCGCTGATCGACTCACTGCATAGTTTACTGACATCACATTCTGCGCTGCACACTGCACCGCAGGAGATGACAACACCGCCTCTCTTCATGGCCGTTACCCGCTCATGGGTAGAATGGCATGCCAGCGTGCATGGCATTCGCGCCGGACCCGCCCGATTGTTCTGCTAA
- the lpxC gene encoding UDP-3-O-acyl-N-acetylglucosamine deacetylase gives MIKQRTLKRIVQATGVGLHTGKKVTLTLRPASANTGVIYRRTDLNPPVDFPADAKYVRDTMLSTCLVNDEGVRISTVEHLNAALAGLGIDNIIVEVDAPEIPIMDGSAAPFIYLLMDAGIEQLNSAKKFVRVKQTVRVEEGDKWAEIKPYNGFSLDFTIDFKHPAIDSSSQRYAMNFSADAFVRQISRARTFGFMREIEYLQSKGLCLGGSLDCAIGLDDFRVLNEEGLRFEDEFVRHKMLDAIGDLFMCGHNIIGAFTAFKSGHALNNKLLQAVLAKQEAWEWATFEDEAELPVAFKAPNLVLA, from the coding sequence ATGATCAAACAAAGGACATTAAAACGTATTGTTCAGGCGACTGGTGTCGGTTTACATACCGGCAAAAAAGTCACACTGACATTACGCCCTGCGTCGGCTAATACCGGGGTCATCTATCGTCGCACCGACTTGAATCCACCGGTAGATTTTCCGGCTGATGCAAAATACGTGCGCGACACCATGCTGAGTACCTGCCTGGTGAATGATGAAGGCGTGCGTATTTCAACGGTTGAACACCTCAATGCCGCTCTGGCGGGTCTGGGTATCGACAACATTATTGTTGAGGTCGATGCGCCAGAAATCCCGATCATGGATGGCAGCGCAGCACCGTTTATCTATCTGCTGATGGATGCGGGTATCGAGCAGCTCAACAGTGCGAAGAAATTTGTGCGTGTTAAGCAGACCGTGCGTGTGGAAGAGGGTGACAAATGGGCCGAGATCAAACCGTATAACGGTTTCTCGCTCGATTTCACCATCGACTTTAAACACCCGGCTATCGATTCCAGCTCACAGCGCTATGCGATGAACTTCTCTGCTGACGCCTTTGTTCGTCAAATAAGCCGGGCGCGTACATTTGGCTTTATGCGTGAAATCGAATATCTGCAGTCTAAAGGCCTGTGCCTGGGCGGTAGCTTAGATTGTGCGATAGGTCTGGATGATTTCCGCGTACTGAATGAAGAAGGCCTGCGTTTTGAAGACGAGTTTGTCCGTCACAAAATGCTGGACGCGATTGGCGACTTGTTTATGTGTGGTCACAACATCATTGGCGCATTCACTGCGTTCAAATCAGGCCACGCGCTGAACAACAAGTTGCTGCAAGCGGTTCTGGCTAAGCAGGAAGCCTGGGAATGGGCAACCTTCGAAGACGAAGCTGAACTGCCAGTGGCATTCAAAGCACCGAATCTGGTTCTGGCTTAA
- the ftsZ gene encoding cell division protein FtsZ — translation MFEPMELTNDAVIKVIGVGGGGGNAVEHMVRERIEGVEFFAVNTDAQALRKTAVGQTIQIGNNITKGLGAGANPEVGRNSAEEDREALRAALEGADMVFIAAGMGGGTGTGAAPVVAEVAKDLGILTVAVVTKPFNFEGKKRMAFAEQGIAELSKHVDSLITIPNDKLLKVLGRGISLLDAFGAANDVLKGAVQGIAELITRPGLMNVDFADVRTVMSEMGYAMMGSGVACGEDRAEEAAEMAISSPLLEDIDLSGARGVLVNITAGFDLRLDEFETVGNTIRAFASDNATVVIGTSLDPEMNDELRVTVVATGIGMDKRPEITLVTNKPASQPVMDHRYQQHGMSPLPQEQKPAAKVVNDQAAQSNKEPDYLDIPAFLRKQAD, via the coding sequence ATGTTTGAACCTATGGAATTAACCAACGACGCGGTGATTAAAGTCATCGGCGTCGGTGGCGGCGGCGGTAACGCCGTAGAGCACATGGTACGCGAGCGTATCGAAGGTGTGGAATTCTTTGCTGTGAATACCGACGCGCAAGCGCTGCGTAAAACAGCTGTCGGCCAGACCATTCAGATCGGTAATAACATTACCAAAGGTCTGGGTGCGGGTGCGAACCCGGAAGTGGGCCGTAACTCTGCAGAAGAAGATCGCGAAGCACTGCGGGCTGCGCTGGAAGGGGCAGACATGGTCTTCATCGCAGCAGGCATGGGCGGCGGTACCGGTACCGGTGCAGCACCTGTGGTCGCTGAAGTGGCTAAGGATCTGGGTATCCTGACGGTGGCTGTTGTCACCAAGCCGTTCAACTTCGAAGGCAAAAAGCGCATGGCGTTTGCTGAGCAGGGGATCGCTGAACTTTCTAAGCATGTCGATTCACTGATCACCATTCCAAACGACAAGCTGCTGAAAGTGCTGGGTCGCGGTATCTCCCTGCTGGATGCATTTGGTGCGGCCAACGACGTGCTGAAAGGCGCAGTCCAGGGTATCGCCGAGCTGATCACCCGTCCGGGCCTGATGAACGTCGACTTTGCTGACGTGCGTACCGTCATGTCCGAAATGGGTTATGCGATGATGGGTTCAGGCGTTGCGTGCGGTGAAGATCGTGCGGAAGAAGCGGCTGAAATGGCGATCTCCAGCCCACTGCTGGAAGATATCGACCTGTCAGGTGCGCGTGGCGTGCTGGTCAACATTACTGCGGGCTTCGACCTGCGTCTGGATGAGTTCGAAACCGTGGGTAACACTATCCGCGCCTTCGCCTCTGACAACGCGACCGTGGTAATCGGTACTTCACTTGATCCGGAAATGAATGACGAACTGCGCGTCACCGTGGTGGCAACCGGTATCGGCATGGACAAGCGTCCGGAAATTACGCTGGTCACCAACAAGCCAGCCAGTCAGCCAGTGATGGATCATCGCTATCAGCAGCACGGTATGTCACCGCTGCCGCAGGAGCAGAAACCTGCTGCCAAAGTCGTTAACGACCAGGCTGCGCAGTCGAACAAAGAGCCTGACTATCTTGATATTCCGGCCTTTTTACGTAAGCAGGCCGACTAG
- the ftsA gene encoding cell division protein FtsA, with amino-acid sequence MIKATDRKLVVGLEIGTAKVAALVGEILPDGMVNIIGVGSCPSRGMDKGGVNDLESVVKCVQRAIDQAELMADCQISSVYLALSGKHISCQNEIGMVPISEEEVTQDDVENVVHTAKSVRVRDEHRILHVIPQEYAIDYQEGIKNPVGLSGVRMQAKVHLITCHNDMAKNIVKAVERCGLKVDQLIFAGLASSFAVLTEDERELGVCVVDIGGGTMDIAVYTGGALRHTKVIPYAGNVVTSDIAYAFGTPPTDAEAIKVRHGCALGSIVGKDENVEVPSVGGRPPRSLQRQTLAEVIEPRYTELLNLVNDEILQLQEQLRQQGVKHHLAAGIVLTGGAAQIEGLAACAQRVFHTQVRIGQPLNITGLTDYAQESYYSTAVGLLHYGKESHMNGDAETEKRVSVGNWFKRINSWLKKEF; translated from the coding sequence ATGATCAAGGCAACGGACAGAAAACTGGTAGTTGGACTCGAAATCGGCACTGCGAAGGTTGCCGCCCTGGTTGGGGAAATTCTGCCCGATGGTATGGTCAACATTATTGGGGTGGGCAGCTGTCCTTCCCGTGGTATGGATAAAGGTGGCGTAAACGACCTTGAGTCGGTGGTGAAATGCGTTCAGCGCGCCATCGATCAGGCTGAGCTGATGGCAGACTGCCAGATCTCCTCCGTCTACCTTGCTTTATCGGGCAAACATATCAGTTGTCAGAACGAAATCGGGATGGTTCCGATTTCGGAAGAGGAAGTGACTCAGGATGATGTAGAGAACGTCGTACACACCGCCAAATCGGTGAGAGTACGTGACGAGCATCGCATCCTGCATGTCATTCCTCAGGAATACGCCATCGACTATCAGGAAGGGATTAAGAATCCGGTCGGGCTTTCCGGCGTGCGTATGCAGGCGAAAGTGCACCTGATCACCTGCCACAACGACATGGCGAAGAACATCGTTAAAGCCGTTGAGCGCTGCGGACTGAAAGTGGATCAGCTGATTTTTGCCGGTCTCGCCTCCAGTTTTGCCGTTCTGACTGAAGACGAACGTGAGCTGGGCGTGTGTGTTGTCGATATTGGTGGCGGTACAATGGACATAGCCGTATATACCGGCGGCGCTTTACGGCACACTAAGGTGATTCCGTATGCAGGCAACGTAGTCACCAGCGATATCGCCTATGCGTTTGGTACACCGCCAACGGATGCTGAGGCGATCAAAGTGCGCCATGGTTGCGCGCTGGGCTCGATTGTCGGCAAAGATGAGAACGTTGAAGTGCCAAGCGTGGGTGGACGTCCACCGCGCAGCCTGCAACGTCAGACGCTGGCGGAAGTGATTGAGCCGCGTTATACCGAACTTTTGAATCTGGTCAATGACGAGATTCTGCAGTTACAGGAACAACTGCGTCAGCAGGGCGTGAAGCATCACTTAGCCGCAGGCATTGTCCTGACCGGTGGTGCAGCGCAAATCGAAGGACTGGCGGCCTGTGCGCAACGCGTATTCCATACGCAGGTGCGTATCGGACAGCCGCTGAATATTACCGGCCTGACTGACTATGCGCAGGAATCGTACTACTCCACTGCCGTGGGACTGTTGCATTACGGCAAAGAGTCGCACATGAACGGTGATGCAGAGACCGAAAAACGGGTCTCAGTAGGTAACTGGTTCAAGCGTATTAACAGTTGGTTAAAAAAAGAGTTTTAA
- the ftsQ gene encoding cell division protein FtsQ — protein sequence MSQAAMRVRNREPQERIRTGRSNGARLFGIFFLLIVIGIMVAGGLVVLKWMNDASRLPLSKLVVTGQTHYTTHDDIRQAILSLGPPGTFMSQNVDILQQQIERLPWIKQVSVRKQWPDELKIHLVEYTPVARWNDLHMVDADGNAFSVPASHVGKETLPMLYGPEGSEKEVLAGYHSMDDVLKARKFTLKVASMTARRSWQLVTSDDVRIELGRSDTMKRLNRFIELYPVLQQQGQNESKRISYVDLRYDSGASVGWTPVVMEPQDSNQQQNQAQAKQQ from the coding sequence ATGTCACAGGCGGCGATGAGAGTTCGAAACCGTGAACCGCAGGAGCGTATTCGCACCGGGCGCAGTAACGGAGCCCGACTGTTCGGCATTTTTTTCCTGCTGATCGTCATCGGGATTATGGTTGCTGGCGGGCTGGTGGTGCTGAAGTGGATGAACGATGCATCACGGCTGCCGTTGTCAAAGCTGGTGGTGACAGGACAGACGCACTACACCACCCACGACGATATTCGTCAGGCGATTTTGTCGCTGGGTCCGCCCGGGACTTTTATGTCTCAGAACGTGGACATCCTGCAGCAGCAGATTGAGCGACTGCCGTGGATTAAACAGGTCAGCGTGCGTAAGCAGTGGCCGGACGAACTGAAGATCCATCTGGTGGAGTACACGCCGGTGGCGCGCTGGAACGATTTGCATATGGTGGACGCTGATGGAAACGCCTTCAGCGTACCCGCCAGCCATGTCGGCAAAGAGACACTGCCGATGTTGTATGGGCCGGAAGGGAGTGAGAAAGAGGTCCTGGCGGGCTATCACAGCATGGATGATGTGCTGAAAGCCCGGAAGTTTACCCTGAAGGTGGCGTCGATGACGGCGCGTCGTTCATGGCAGCTGGTCACCAGCGATGATGTACGTATCGAACTGGGACGCAGCGACACCATGAAACGACTGAATCGCTTTATTGAGCTCTACCCGGTGCTGCAGCAGCAAGGTCAGAACGAGAGCAAACGTATCAGCTACGTGGATTTGCGATACGACTCTGGCGCTTCTGTTGGCTGGACACCGGTCGTGATGGAGCCACAGGACAGTAATCAGCAACAGAACCAGGCACAGGCTAAACAACAATGA
- a CDS encoding D-alanine--D-alanine ligase, with protein MADKVAVLMGGTSAEREVSLNSGQAVIAGLREMGIDAHGIDTRDVSVLTLKEQGFTKAFIALHGRGGEDGTMQAVLEFLQLPYTGSGVMASAVTMDKLRTKLLWQGRGLPSGKFVWLTRQQFDAGLDVESNAAIAALGLPLFVKPACEGSSVGISRVNDLSALPAALEMAFKYDNDVLVEAFLSGAEYTVAIVGDRILPSIEIKSASEFYDYEAKYISDDTQYVCPADLSAEREAELQQLVLAAWRALGCRGWGRVDVMTDGEGRFQLLEANTSPGMTSHSLVPMAAKQAGMRFPHLVAHILELAD; from the coding sequence ATGGCGGATAAAGTTGCAGTCTTAATGGGCGGCACCTCGGCAGAGCGCGAGGTTTCACTCAACTCGGGTCAGGCAGTGATTGCCGGATTGCGGGAAATGGGGATTGATGCGCATGGCATCGATACCCGTGATGTCTCCGTACTGACGCTGAAAGAGCAGGGATTCACCAAAGCCTTTATCGCGCTGCATGGCCGGGGCGGTGAAGATGGCACAATGCAGGCGGTGCTGGAGTTCCTGCAACTGCCTTACACCGGCAGCGGCGTAATGGCATCGGCCGTGACCATGGATAAGCTGCGTACCAAACTGCTGTGGCAGGGTCGCGGTTTACCGTCAGGAAAGTTTGTCTGGCTGACGCGTCAGCAGTTTGATGCCGGGCTGGATGTGGAGAGCAACGCGGCGATTGCAGCGCTTGGCCTGCCATTGTTTGTGAAGCCAGCCTGTGAAGGCTCCAGCGTGGGAATCAGTCGGGTTAACGATCTGAGCGCGCTGCCAGCGGCACTGGAGATGGCGTTTAAGTACGACAATGACGTGCTTGTCGAGGCATTTCTTAGCGGCGCGGAGTACACCGTCGCCATTGTGGGCGATCGCATTCTGCCCTCAATTGAAATAAAGAGCGCCAGTGAGTTCTATGACTATGAAGCTAAATACATTTCTGACGATACTCAGTACGTCTGTCCGGCCGACTTAAGCGCTGAACGTGAAGCTGAATTGCAGCAGCTGGTGCTGGCGGCCTGGCGTGCGCTGGGATGTCGCGGCTGGGGACGGGTTGATGTGATGACCGACGGGGAAGGGCGCTTTCAGTTACTGGAAGCCAATACCTCGCCGGGCATGACCAGCCACAGCCTGGTTCCTATGGCAGCGAAACAGGCGGGCATGCGTTTCCCGCATCTGGTTGCCCATATTCTGGAGCTGGCCGACTGA
- the murC gene encoding UDP-N-acetylmuramate--L-alanine ligase, with protein sequence MNTQQLAKLRSIVPEMRRVRHIHFVGIGGAGMGGIAEVLANEGYHISGSDLAPNPVTQNLIALGATIYFNHRPENVTDASVVVVSSAVSQDNPELLAAREQRIPVIRRAEMLAELMRFRHGIAVAGTHGKTTTTAMVSSIYAEAGLDPTFVNGGLVKAAGTHARLGHSRYLIAEADESDASFLHLQPMVAIVTNIEADHMDTYQGDFENLKQTFINFLHNLPFYGRAVMCVDDAVIRDLIPRVGRHITTYGFSDDADLRIENYEQSGAQGHFTLIRQDKAPLQITLNAPGRHNALNAAAAVAVATEEGIEDNAILAALESFQGTGRRFDLLGEFPTEPVNGQPGTAMLVDDYGHHPTEVDATIKAARAGWPDKKLVMVFQPHRYSRTRDLFDDFANVLSHVDVLLMLDVYSAGETAIPGADSRSLCRAIRNRGKVDPILVPEHDALPEMLAPLLSGNDLILVQGAGNVGKVARKLADTKLQPERKAEDRHGG encoded by the coding sequence ATGAATACACAACAATTGGCAAAACTGCGTTCTATCGTGCCCGAGATGCGTCGCGTCCGGCACATCCATTTTGTCGGCATCGGCGGTGCTGGCATGGGCGGTATTGCCGAAGTGTTAGCAAATGAAGGCTACCATATCAGCGGTTCAGATCTGGCCCCTAACCCGGTGACGCAGAACCTGATTGCGCTGGGTGCCACCATTTATTTTAACCATCGCCCCGAAAACGTGACCGATGCAAGCGTGGTGGTTGTTTCCAGCGCCGTTTCGCAGGACAACCCGGAACTGTTAGCGGCACGCGAACAGCGTATCCCGGTGATCCGTCGCGCGGAGATGCTGGCTGAGCTGATGCGTTTCCGTCACGGCATCGCCGTCGCGGGTACGCATGGCAAAACGACGACCACGGCGATGGTGTCGAGTATTTATGCGGAAGCGGGGCTCGATCCGACCTTCGTTAACGGTGGACTGGTTAAAGCAGCAGGTACCCATGCCCGTCTGGGTCACAGCCGGTATCTGATTGCTGAAGCGGATGAGAGCGATGCGTCGTTCCTGCATCTGCAGCCGATGGTGGCGATTGTGACCAACATCGAAGCTGACCATATGGACACCTATCAGGGCGATTTTGAGAACCTGAAGCAGACGTTTATTAATTTCCTGCACAACCTGCCGTTTTACGGTCGTGCGGTGATGTGTGTGGATGATGCGGTTATCCGTGACCTGATCCCGCGCGTGGGTCGTCATATCACCACATACGGTTTCAGTGACGATGCGGATCTGCGCATTGAAAACTACGAGCAGAGCGGCGCGCAGGGGCATTTCACCCTGATCCGTCAGGACAAAGCGCCGCTGCAGATTACGCTGAACGCGCCGGGTCGCCATAACGCCCTGAACGCGGCAGCCGCTGTCGCCGTCGCCACGGAAGAGGGCATTGAAGACAATGCCATCCTGGCTGCGCTGGAGAGTTTCCAGGGCACCGGCCGTCGCTTTGATCTGCTGGGTGAATTCCCGACAGAGCCGGTTAACGGACAGCCGGGCACCGCGATGCTGGTGGATGATTACGGTCATCACCCAACCGAAGTTGACGCGACGATCAAAGCCGCGCGCGCGGGCTGGCCGGATAAAAAACTGGTGATGGTGTTTCAGCCGCACCGTTACAGCCGTACGCGCGATCTGTTTGATGATTTCGCTAACGTGCTGTCGCATGTCGATGTGTTGCTGATGCTGGATGTTTACTCCGCCGGCGAGACGGCGATTCCAGGCGCTGACAGCCGTTCGCTGTGCCGTGCCATTCGTAACCGGGGTAAGGTTGATCCGATTCTGGTGCCGGAACATGACGCGCTGCCGGAGATGCTGGCGCCGCTGCTGTCAGGCAATGACCTGATTCTGGTGCAGGGTGCCGGTAACGTCGGCAAAGTTGCCCGCAAGCTGGCGGACACTAAGCTCCAGCCGGAACGCAAAGCGGAGGATCGTCATGGCGGATAA